In a genomic window of Syntrophales bacterium:
- a CDS encoding metal-sensitive transcriptional regulator, translated as MGTHEHTDEVVKRLSKIEGHIRGIKKMIEDGQSCDQVLLQLSAVRAALNKATKILLEDHFDQCVLNKNKDKDLEKELMEFRKTIEGFLNLK; from the coding sequence ATGGGTACGCATGAACATACGGATGAGGTCGTCAAGAGGCTGTCCAAAATTGAAGGTCATATCAGGGGCATAAAAAAAATGATTGAAGATGGTCAATCCTGCGACCAGGTTCTGTTACAGTTATCAGCTGTCAGGGCCGCACTGAACAAAGCAACAAAAATACTACTTGAAGACCATTTTGATCAATGTGTGCTGAATAAAAACAAGGATAAGGATCTTGAAAAAGAATTGATGGAATTTCGAAAAACCATCGAGGGATTTTTGAATTTGAAATAG
- the dmeF gene encoding CDF family Co(II)/Ni(II) efflux transporter DmeF, with the protein MWQHQHVFNVEKKTVEKQTLIVVIITLITMIAEIFFGWLTNSMALFADGWHMGTHAFALGLSLLAYVLARKYAQDDRFTFGAWKIEILGAYTSSILLGIVGLFMIYTSIERIINPLEIQYNQALLVAIIGLAVNIVCAVILNAEGHSHDHHQDEHKHSKHHHDHKDLNRQSAYLHILADALTSVLAIVALFGAKYFQLNWLDPFMGIVGAGLILRWTALLLKDSAKILLEREMDSPIKNEIIEEIESDGDTKISDLHIWQVAQNKYACIISLVMGRTYTIDDYKMRLKNIHEIAHVTIEIHQCRGHII; encoded by the coding sequence ATGTGGCAACATCAGCATGTATTCAATGTTGAAAAGAAAACGGTCGAAAAGCAGACGCTCATTGTTGTCATCATCACGTTGATCACAATGATAGCCGAAATATTCTTTGGTTGGCTGACCAATTCGATGGCTCTGTTTGCAGACGGATGGCACATGGGAACACATGCCTTTGCTCTAGGATTGTCATTGCTTGCTTATGTCCTGGCAAGGAAATACGCTCAAGATGACCGATTTACATTTGGAGCTTGGAAAATTGAAATTCTTGGAGCGTATACCAGCTCAATATTACTCGGGATTGTTGGTCTTTTCATGATCTACACATCGATTGAGAGAATAATAAATCCGCTCGAAATTCAGTACAACCAAGCTTTACTCGTGGCGATAATAGGACTGGCAGTCAATATCGTCTGTGCGGTTATTCTCAATGCGGAAGGACACTCACATGATCATCATCAGGATGAACATAAACATTCAAAGCATCATCACGATCATAAGGACTTGAACAGGCAATCGGCATATCTGCATATTCTCGCGGATGCATTAACATCCGTTTTGGCAATTGTTGCCCTGTTTGGGGCGAAATACTTTCAGTTGAATTGGCTCGACCCATTTATGGGGATTGTGGGTGCCGGCTTGATCCTACGTTGGACCGCGCTGCTGCTGAAAGACAGCGCTAAAATTCTGCTTGAGCGTGAGATGGATTCACCGATAAAAAATGAAATTATAGAAGAAATAGAGTCTGACGGTGATACGAAAATCAGTGATTTACATATTTGGCAGGTTGCACAGAATAAATATGCCTGCATTATATCGCTTGTGATGGGTCGTACATATACAATCGATGATTACAAAATGCGTTTGAAGAACATTCATGAGATAGCACACGTTACGATTGAAATACATCAATGTAGAGGACATATTATCTGA